A DNA window from Haliovirga abyssi contains the following coding sequences:
- a CDS encoding TolC family protein: protein MKKKILFLLFTFMVGNLYSMEITLQEAIRKGVSENVNVKNEKITQENTEIMKKQAIKTALPKVKLTSSYTKFENPMNPMDKNSDNMYGNKISIEQPIFTGGKILIGIDTADLLGKQGNYLLEKKEKDAELEITKSYITILKLEKNREVLKDSLEQLKETYKMINAQYKLNLITKTPLLEIDYTMTNLDSQLLELEKGIKISKANLKRLIGMANSETIELKDISIKENQEKILNIDEGIKIAKENGTDVKLVKIGTEFQEMNTKLKRADLFPTIAFNFGIENSSTDIEGIKDKWNWSGTIMFSYNLFDFGNSQDEYRKSKNELKISKNSEKNSLEQLEIGIRNSYYELEISKKLIKAKEQALASSKEQYELDKGRHIAGLITTTDFLKSENNLRQSEINLINARLDYYLAEKTYENKIK, encoded by the coding sequence ATGAAGAAAAAAATACTATTTTTACTATTTACATTTATGGTAGGGAATTTGTATTCAATGGAAATAACTTTACAAGAAGCAATTAGAAAAGGGGTGAGTGAAAATGTAAATGTTAAAAATGAAAAAATAACACAAGAAAATACAGAAATAATGAAAAAACAAGCAATCAAAACTGCATTACCAAAAGTGAAATTGACAAGTAGTTATACAAAATTTGAAAATCCAATGAATCCAATGGATAAAAATTCAGATAATATGTATGGAAATAAAATATCAATAGAGCAACCTATTTTTACTGGTGGTAAAATATTAATTGGAATAGATACAGCAGATTTATTAGGAAAACAAGGTAATTATTTATTGGAGAAAAAAGAAAAAGATGCAGAGTTAGAGATAACAAAATCATATATAACAATTTTAAAATTAGAAAAAAATAGAGAGGTTTTAAAGGATTCGTTGGAACAATTAAAAGAAACATATAAAATGATTAATGCACAATATAAATTGAATTTGATAACAAAGACTCCACTATTGGAGATTGATTATACAATGACAAATTTAGATAGTCAATTATTAGAATTAGAAAAAGGGATAAAAATATCTAAAGCAAATTTAAAAAGATTAATTGGAATGGCTAATAGTGAAACTATAGAATTAAAAGATATTTCAATAAAAGAAAATCAAGAAAAAATATTAAATATAGATGAAGGGATAAAAATCGCTAAAGAAAATGGAACAGATGTAAAGCTTGTAAAAATAGGAACAGAATTTCAAGAGATGAATACAAAATTAAAAAGAGCGGATCTATTTCCAACAATAGCTTTTAATTTTGGAATAGAAAATAGTTCTACAGATATAGAAGGAATAAAAGATAAATGGAATTGGTCAGGAACAATTATGTTTAGTTATAATCTATTTGATTTTGGAAATAGTCAAGATGAATATAGGAAATCAAAAAATGAGCTGAAAATTTCTAAAAATAGTGAAAAGAACAGCTTAGAACAATTAGAAATTGGAATTAGAAACAGTTATTATGAATTGGAAATTTCTAAAAAGTTAATTAAAGCAAAAGAACAAGCATTGGCGAGTTCAAAAGAACAATATGAATTAGATAAAGGGCGTCATATAGCAGGATTAATAACTACAACAGATTTTTTGAAATCAGAAAATAATTTAAGACAATCAGAAATTAATTTGATAAATGCAAGATTAGATTATTATTTAGCTGAAAAAACATATGAAAATAAAATAAAATAA
- the purB gene encoding adenylosuccinate lyase produces METKVYVNPLVERYGSKEMLYNFSHDKKFSTWRKLWIVLAEGEKELGLQITDEQISEMKKYEKKINYDVARAREKEVRHDVMAHVHAFGEQVPNARGIIHLGATSAYVGDNTDLVQIADGLKIVKKKMINVMNYLKKVALDYKDMPTLGFTHFQPAQLTTVGKRATLWLQSIMLDFEELEFREKTLRFRGVKGTTGTQASFLELFNGDEEKVKELDKKVSEKMGFENRFGVSGQTYDRKVDSQTLALLSQIAQSAHKFSNDLRLLQHLKEVEEPFEKKQIGSSAMAYKRNPMRSERIASLSRFVMTLVEGLSFTASTQWFERTLDDSANKRLSIPQAFLAVDSILTIWANILDGIVIYPKMIEKHINAELPFMATEYIIMEGVKKGGDRQELHERIRVHSMEAAKQVKIEGKENDLIERILKDDYFNIDKKRLVDILDPKNFIGMAQKQTEDFIKNEVDPILEANKELIGMEFDLKV; encoded by the coding sequence TTGGAGACAAAAGTTTATGTAAACCCTCTTGTTGAGAGGTATGGCTCAAAAGAGATGCTTTATAATTTTTCACATGACAAGAAATTTTCTACATGGAGAAAATTATGGATTGTACTTGCAGAAGGAGAAAAAGAGTTAGGATTACAAATTACAGATGAGCAAATAAGTGAAATGAAAAAGTATGAAAAGAAGATTAATTATGATGTAGCAAGAGCAAGAGAGAAAGAGGTGCGTCATGATGTAATGGCACATGTACATGCATTTGGAGAGCAAGTTCCAAACGCTCGTGGAATAATTCATTTAGGTGCTACTAGTGCTTACGTTGGAGATAATACAGATTTAGTGCAAATAGCTGATGGATTAAAAATTGTAAAGAAAAAAATGATTAATGTAATGAATTATCTAAAAAAAGTTGCGTTAGATTATAAAGATATGCCAACGCTTGGATTTACACATTTTCAACCAGCACAACTTACAACAGTTGGGAAAAGGGCAACTTTATGGTTACAAAGTATTATGCTTGATTTTGAAGAGCTTGAATTTAGAGAAAAAACATTAAGATTTAGAGGAGTAAAAGGTACAACTGGAACACAAGCTAGTTTTTTAGAACTGTTTAATGGCGATGAAGAAAAAGTAAAAGAATTAGATAAAAAAGTATCTGAAAAGATGGGATTTGAAAATAGATTTGGTGTATCTGGTCAAACATATGATAGGAAAGTGGATAGTCAAACATTGGCTCTTTTATCTCAAATTGCACAATCAGCACATAAGTTTAGTAATGATTTAAGATTATTACAACATTTAAAAGAAGTAGAAGAACCATTTGAAAAGAAACAAATTGGATCTAGCGCAATGGCATACAAAAGGAATCCTATGAGAAGTGAGAGAATAGCCTCTCTTAGTAGATTTGTAATGACATTAGTAGAAGGATTATCTTTTACTGCATCAACACAATGGTTTGAAAGAACTTTAGATGATTCAGCAAATAAGAGATTGTCAATCCCGCAAGCATTTTTAGCTGTGGATTCAATACTTACAATTTGGGCTAATATACTTGATGGAATAGTAATATATCCAAAAATGATAGAAAAACATATAAATGCAGAGCTTCCATTTATGGCTACTGAATATATAATAATGGAAGGTGTGAAAAAAGGTGGAGATAGACAAGAATTACATGAGAGAATAAGAGTTCATTCTATGGAAGCTGCAAAACAAGTTAAGATAGAAGGAAAAGAAAATGATCTAATAGAGAGAATATTAAAAGATGATTATTTTAATATTGATAAAAAAAGATTGGTAGATATACTAGATCCTAAGAATTTTATAGGAATGGCACAAAAACAAACAGAAGATTTTATAAAAAATGAGGTTGATCCAATTCTTGAAGCAAATAAAGAGCTTATAGGAATGGAATTTGATCTAAAAGTTTAG
- a CDS encoding Uma2 family endonuclease: MAAVRKIKEKYTYENYKNWKDSEDWEIIGGKVYSMSPSPNRKHQEIASKIHGKIFRYLEGKKCKVYYELDVLLSEEDIVKPDILVVCDENKLTDKNINGAPDLVIEILSPSTAKRDKVLKYELYKKSGVKEYWIVDPYNLSIDVHNFKDEKVSHYFYEDTLENFKEKEQECENEKEKKENILEVGIFNGELKLDVNYLFED, translated from the coding sequence ATGGCAGCAGTTAGAAAAATAAAAGAAAAATATACATATGAAAATTATAAAAATTGGAAAGATAGTGAAGATTGGGAAATAATAGGCGGGAAAGTATATTCAATGTCGCCAAGCCCAAATAGAAAGCATCAAGAAATTGCTAGTAAAATACATGGGAAAATATTTAGATATTTGGAAGGTAAAAAATGTAAAGTATATTACGAATTAGATGTATTGTTGTCAGAAGAAGATATAGTAAAACCAGATATATTAGTAGTTTGTGATGAAAATAAATTAACAGATAAAAATATAAATGGAGCACCTGATTTGGTGATAGAAATATTATCTCCAAGTACAGCTAAAAGAGATAAAGTTTTAAAATATGAATTATACAAAAAAAGTGGAGTAAAAGAATATTGGATAGTAGATCCATATAATTTATCAATAGATGTACACAATTTTAAAGATGAAAAAGTTTCTCATTATTTTTATGAAGATACTCTTGAAAATTTTAAAGAGAAAGAGCAAGAATGTGAAAATGAGAAAGAAAAAAAAGAAAATATTTTAGAAGTAGGAATATTTAATGGAGAACTAAAATTAGATGTAAATTATCTATTTGAAGATTAA
- a CDS encoding ammonium transporter, producing the protein MKKVFSSLGVFIFLSNVASAAQAPTTQSNLNLVWLGVASGLVMFMQVGFIALESGFTRAKNSVNVATKGILDFAVGSLIFFMFGFAFMFGKGSFIGTTNFLLSDYITNGDNAGIMFWVFQVMFAGAAATIVSGAVAERIKLTGYVIASAVIAGFIYPIFGHWAWSSDGWLAAMNFHDFAGSTVIHALGGWLAFTGAVVLGPRFGKFKKDGTVNAIPGHNIPLAVLGTFILWFGWYGFNGGSTLTGDGSIAIVFLNTTLGGAAGTVMAMLYSAFRTKLVDLGMTLNGALAGLVAVTAGADALSPGSAIIVGLFAGLFVSLAVPFFDKLKIDDPVGAVSVHGINGVWGTLAVGLFTKEYSFLTQLIGAVSVVTYALITGFILFILIDKIAGLRVSAEDELIGLDKAEHGYSAYPEFQSHYTSDLFK; encoded by the coding sequence ATGAAAAAAGTATTTAGTAGTTTAGGAGTTTTTATTTTTTTATCAAACGTCGCTAGTGCTGCACAAGCACCTACAACGCAAAGTAATTTGAATTTAGTATGGTTAGGAGTAGCTAGTGGTTTAGTTATGTTTATGCAAGTTGGATTTATTGCATTAGAATCAGGATTTACAAGAGCCAAAAATTCTGTTAATGTTGCTACAAAAGGAATTTTAGATTTTGCAGTTGGAAGTTTAATCTTTTTTATGTTTGGATTTGCATTTATGTTTGGAAAAGGTAGTTTTATTGGAACTACAAATTTTTTATTAAGTGATTATATTACAAATGGAGATAATGCTGGAATTATGTTTTGGGTATTCCAAGTTATGTTTGCTGGAGCAGCAGCAACAATTGTATCTGGAGCAGTCGCAGAAAGAATAAAATTAACTGGATATGTAATAGCAAGTGCTGTTATTGCAGGATTTATTTATCCTATATTTGGACATTGGGCTTGGAGCAGTGATGGTTGGCTTGCAGCAATGAATTTTCATGATTTTGCAGGTTCTACAGTCATACATGCTTTAGGTGGATGGTTAGCATTTACTGGAGCAGTTGTACTTGGACCAAGATTTGGTAAATTTAAAAAAGATGGAACTGTTAATGCGATACCAGGACACAATATCCCTTTAGCTGTACTTGGAACATTTATTCTTTGGTTTGGATGGTATGGATTTAATGGAGGTTCTACTTTAACTGGTGATGGAAGTATTGCAATAGTATTTTTAAATACCACTTTAGGTGGTGCTGCTGGAACAGTTATGGCTATGTTATATTCAGCATTTAGAACAAAACTTGTCGATTTAGGTATGACTCTTAATGGTGCATTAGCTGGACTTGTAGCAGTAACTGCTGGAGCAGATGCTTTGTCTCCTGGAAGTGCTATAATAGTTGGACTGTTTGCAGGTTTATTTGTATCACTTGCAGTACCGTTCTTTGATAAATTAAAAATAGATGATCCTGTTGGGGCTGTTTCAGTTCATGGAATAAATGGAGTATGGGGAACTTTAGCCGTTGGATTATTCACTAAAGAATATAGTTTTTTAACTCAACTAATTGGAGCTGTTTCTGTTGTTACATATGCTTTAATTACTGGATTCATTCTATTTATTTTAATAGACAAAATAGCAGGACTTAGAGTTAGTGCTGAAGATGAATTAATTGGACTTGATAAAGCTGAACATGGATATTCTGCTTATCCAGAATTCCAATCACATTATACAAGTGACCTATTTAAATAG
- a CDS encoding Gx transporter family protein → MKKSEKKRVAYQITLILMALYFSLLESMIPKPFPWMRIGLSNIATLIGIEKFGVNFGIEIVILRIFINSFMLGTMFTPNFFISLGAGFVTVIIMGGLFKFRKYLSLISISGVAGLVHNFIQLIIVYFLLFRNISIFEREIFIFILFFIVMGFISGAIVGFFAEKYRV, encoded by the coding sequence ATGAAAAAAAGTGAGAAAAAGAGAGTAGCATATCAAATAACTTTAATATTAATGGCACTATATTTTTCCTTATTAGAAAGTATGATTCCAAAGCCATTTCCGTGGATGAGAATAGGTTTATCTAATATAGCTACATTAATTGGAATAGAAAAATTTGGTGTTAATTTTGGAATAGAAATAGTTATACTTAGAATATTTATAAATAGTTTTATGTTAGGGACTATGTTTACTCCAAATTTTTTTATTAGTTTAGGAGCTGGATTTGTTACTGTGATTATAATGGGCGGATTATTTAAATTTAGGAAATATCTATCATTAATATCCATAAGTGGAGTAGCAGGATTAGTTCACAATTTCATTCAATTAATAATAGTTTATTTTTTACTTTTTAGAAATATATCTATTTTTGAAAGAGAAATTTTTATATTTATACTATTTTTTATTGTAATGGGATTTATTTCAGGAGCAATAGTTGGGTTTTTTGCTGAAAAATATAGGGTGTAA
- a CDS encoding GNAT family N-acetyltransferase — MENIKTLLDTMELIHYIEKYKNKILIFVVTGKVYIRDIIPDIIILQSFNIKVMLVIGYSEKIKKYNISELKNEMSEIVLEISSMLKKNNLDPMPSIGTEVFAKDIKTSEYKKVSGFDIETFEFALKNNKIPIIAPIGMNARGKYLKLDEKDVAMELGISFKASTVFFISEVDGVILNGNRMQFLTYKDAKKILANGVIDKNIKEIMSYGVQLIEKGIKEFSILEGKTGNIYKEVLTYDISGTLISKGDDEIIRFADIEDVPSIYLLIKNEMTKNNILPITEDNIENAVDDYIVYEIDSSIVAAGKLNYYENVGEIAKIVTLPRYQGGKKAKSVCLALIEKAKSEKLDYVFGLTVNESMMKLFRKLGFVEVKRESFPEEWKRQYDFERPSKGFRLNLNL, encoded by the coding sequence ATGGAAAATATAAAAACTCTTTTAGATACTATGGAATTAATACATTACATAGAAAAATATAAAAATAAAATATTAATATTTGTAGTAACAGGTAAAGTTTATATCAGGGATATTATCCCTGATATAATTATTTTGCAAAGTTTTAATATAAAAGTAATGTTAGTTATAGGCTATAGTGAGAAGATTAAAAAATATAATATAAGTGAGCTAAAGAATGAAATGTCAGAGATAGTTTTGGAAATATCTTCAATGTTAAAAAAGAATAATTTGGATCCAATGCCTTCAATAGGGACAGAGGTATTTGCAAAAGATATAAAAACTTCTGAATATAAAAAAGTAAGTGGATTTGACATAGAGACTTTTGAATTTGCATTAAAAAATAATAAAATTCCAATTATTGCACCAATAGGTATGAATGCTAGAGGTAAATATTTGAAATTAGATGAAAAAGATGTAGCAATGGAATTAGGAATTTCATTTAAAGCGAGCACAGTTTTTTTTATAAGTGAAGTTGATGGAGTGATTTTAAATGGTAATAGAATGCAATTTTTAACATATAAGGATGCAAAGAAAATTTTAGCAAACGGTGTTATTGATAAAAATATAAAAGAAATTATGTCGTATGGTGTACAATTGATAGAAAAAGGTATAAAAGAATTTTCCATATTAGAAGGGAAAACTGGAAATATATATAAAGAGGTATTAACTTATGATATATCGGGGACTTTAATTAGTAAAGGCGATGATGAAATTATAAGATTTGCAGATATAGAAGATGTACCTTCAATATATTTGTTAATAAAGAATGAAATGACTAAAAATAATATATTACCGATTACAGAAGATAATATAGAAAATGCAGTAGATGATTATATTGTGTATGAAATAGATAGTAGTATAGTTGCAGCTGGAAAGTTGAATTATTATGAAAATGTAGGAGAAATTGCTAAAATAGTAACATTACCAAGATATCAAGGTGGGAAAAAAGCAAAATCAGTATGTTTAGCTTTAATAGAAAAGGCGAAATCAGAAAAACTTGATTATGTTTTTGGACTTACAGTAAATGAAAGTATGATGAAACTTTTTAGAAAATTAGGATTTGTTGAAGTGAAAAGAGAGAGTTTTCCAGAAGAGTGGAAAAGGCAATATGACTTTGAAAGGCCATCGAAAGGATTTAGATTAAATTTGAATTTGTGA
- a CDS encoding YebC/PmpR family DNA-binding transcriptional regulator: MSGHSKWANIQHRKGRQDAKRGKMFTKMAKELTIAAKEAGGNIEFNPRLRLAVDKAKGANMPKDNIERAIKKGTGELEGVEYLEIRYEGYGPAGVAIIVDAVTDNKNRTASSVRSIFSKSGGNLGETGVVGWMFDRKGVITFDASKVTEDEVMEVALDAGAEDVVTEETEITVLTEPDDYENVKKAIDDAGLKYEDAELTFHPQNTVDVTDEENATKVLKLIDKLEEDDDVQEVYSNFNISDELLEKIVF; the protein is encoded by the coding sequence TTGTCAGGACATAGTAAATGGGCGAATATTCAACATAGAAAAGGTAGACAAGATGCTAAGAGAGGTAAAATGTTTACTAAAATGGCAAAAGAGTTGACAATTGCAGCTAAAGAAGCAGGGGGAAATATAGAATTTAACCCTAGACTAAGATTAGCGGTAGATAAAGCAAAAGGTGCAAATATGCCAAAAGATAATATAGAGAGAGCTATAAAAAAAGGAACTGGTGAATTAGAAGGGGTAGAATATCTTGAAATAAGATATGAAGGTTATGGTCCAGCAGGAGTGGCTATAATTGTAGATGCAGTTACAGATAATAAAAATAGAACAGCTTCTTCTGTAAGAAGTATTTTTTCTAAAAGTGGTGGAAACTTAGGAGAAACAGGAGTAGTAGGTTGGATGTTTGATAGAAAAGGTGTTATAACTTTTGATGCAAGTAAAGTAACAGAAGATGAAGTTATGGAAGTAGCCTTAGATGCAGGGGCAGAGGATGTAGTTACTGAAGAAACAGAAATTACAGTATTGACAGAACCAGATGATTATGAAAATGTAAAAAAAGCTATTGATGATGCTGGATTAAAATATGAAGATGCAGAATTAACATTTCATCCACAAAATACAGTAGATGTGACAGATGAAGAAAATGCAACTAAAGTATTAAAACTTATAGATAAACTTGAAGAAGATGATGATGTACAAGAGGTTTATTCTAATTTTAATATATCAGATGAATTATTAGAAAAAATAGTATTTTAA
- a CDS encoding DNA-3-methyladenine glycosylase, whose protein sequence is MRFSKEFYLDNAVSLAKKLLGQYIVRRIDGKEIIVKIVETEAYVGPEDKGCHAYNNRRTKRTESMFLEGGYAYVYIIYGMYYCLNIVTAKEDKPEAVLIRAVEPISGLEYIKENRKIKSTKIEELTNGPGKLCKALNINKSLDKYNLVTGEELFVMKNENIEKEKVVEKIAESKRINIDYAEEYTEKLWRFYIKGNKFVSKNKVKN, encoded by the coding sequence ATGAGATTTTCAAAAGAATTCTATTTAGATAATGCAGTAAGTTTAGCTAAAAAATTATTAGGGCAATATATTGTAAGAAGAATAGATGGGAAAGAGATTATAGTAAAGATAGTGGAAACAGAGGCATATGTAGGACCTGAAGATAAAGGATGTCATGCGTATAATAATAGGAGAACAAAGAGAACAGAATCAATGTTTTTAGAAGGTGGATATGCTTATGTGTATATTATTTATGGGATGTATTATTGCTTAAATATTGTAACGGCCAAAGAGGATAAACCCGAGGCAGTATTAATAAGAGCAGTAGAACCCATAAGCGGTCTAGAATACATAAAAGAGAATAGAAAAATAAAATCAACAAAGATTGAAGAGTTAACAAATGGGCCTGGTAAATTGTGTAAGGCTTTAAATATAAATAAATCATTAGATAAGTATAATTTAGTAACTGGCGAAGAACTGTTTGTTATGAAAAATGAAAATATTGAAAAAGAAAAAGTAGTGGAAAAAATAGCTGAAAGTAAAAGAATTAATATTGATTATGCAGAAGAGTATACAGAAAAATTATGGAGATTTTATATAAAAGGAAATAAGTTTGTTTCTAAAAATAAGGTTAAAAATTAG
- a CDS encoding P-II family nitrogen regulator: MKKIEAIIKPVKLTDVKEALSEAGVKGITITEVRGFGRQKGQTEIFRGAEYKIDFLPKIKLEIVANDLAVNKITKIIMSNSKTGQIGDGKIFISNIENVVRIRTGEKDENAI, encoded by the coding sequence ATGAAAAAAATTGAAGCTATTATCAAACCTGTAAAATTAACTGATGTAAAAGAAGCTTTAAGCGAAGCAGGAGTAAAAGGTATTACAATTACAGAAGTAAGAGGTTTCGGAAGACAGAAAGGTCAAACTGAAATATTTAGGGGTGCAGAATACAAAATTGATTTTTTACCTAAAATAAAATTAGAAATAGTTGCAAATGATTTAGCAGTTAATAAAATAACAAAAATAATCATGTCCAATTCTAAAACTGGTCAAATAGGAGATGGAAAAATTTTCATTTCTAATATTGAAAATGTAGTTAGGATTAGAACTGGTGAAAAGGATGAAAATGCAATATAA
- the glmM gene encoding phosphoglucosamine mutase: MGRKYFGTDGIRGEANIELTPELAMDLGFALGYYLTKKSNGKTPKVILGTDTRVSGYMLRSSIFAGLTSMGVNIDFVGVLPTPGVAYITKQSKADAGIMISASHNPAKDNGIKIFSSDGYKLPDSVEEELENLIDSASELKKYRKSGDEVGKFRYSEDDFYIYQDFLLSTVKNNFKGMKIILDTANGASYRIAPRVFYELGAEIVAINNIPNGRNINVKCGSTDMGILQKVVLGYNADLGLAFDGDADRLLAVDHTGKIIDGDKIIAAIVKKFKAEGKLNKNKVVTTTMSNMGFEKHLKDNGIELIRAQVGDRYVLEKMKEDNLNIGGEQSGHIIFLDYNTTGDGILTALQLVDALKEQKKSLHDLVKDIEEYPQTMINVKVSNEKKRSWHENKDIIEFIDKKEKEMNGNGRVIVRPSGTEPLIRVMVEGNSMDMVVTVAQEIADLIENKLS; the protein is encoded by the coding sequence ATGGGTAGAAAATATTTTGGAACAGACGGAATAAGAGGAGAAGCAAATATAGAATTAACTCCGGAATTAGCAATGGATTTAGGATTTGCATTAGGGTATTATTTAACAAAAAAATCAAATGGAAAAACCCCTAAAGTTATATTAGGGACAGATACAAGAGTTTCTGGATATATGTTAAGATCATCAATTTTTGCAGGATTAACTTCAATGGGAGTTAATATAGATTTTGTAGGAGTATTGCCAACTCCTGGAGTAGCATATATTACAAAGCAATCAAAAGCAGATGCAGGAATTATGATATCAGCTTCTCATAATCCAGCAAAAGATAATGGAATAAAAATATTTAGTAGTGATGGGTATAAATTACCTGATAGTGTAGAGGAAGAGTTAGAAAATTTAATAGATAGTGCTAGTGAATTAAAAAAATATAGAAAATCAGGAGATGAAGTTGGGAAATTTAGATATTCAGAAGATGATTTTTATATTTATCAAGATTTTTTATTATCTACAGTAAAAAATAATTTTAAAGGGATGAAAATAATTTTGGATACTGCTAATGGAGCTTCTTATAGAATTGCACCGAGAGTATTTTATGAACTTGGAGCAGAAATAGTTGCTATAAATAATATTCCAAATGGTAGAAATATAAATGTAAAATGTGGCTCTACAGATATGGGGATTTTGCAAAAAGTTGTTTTGGGATATAATGCAGATTTAGGATTAGCTTTTGATGGAGATGCTGATAGACTATTAGCAGTAGATCATACAGGAAAAATAATTGATGGAGATAAAATAATTGCAGCAATAGTTAAGAAATTTAAAGCAGAGGGTAAATTAAATAAAAATAAAGTGGTAACAACAACAATGAGTAACATGGGATTTGAAAAACATTTAAAAGATAATGGAATAGAGTTAATAAGAGCACAAGTTGGAGATAGATATGTATTAGAAAAAATGAAAGAGGATAATTTGAATATAGGTGGAGAACAATCAGGGCATATAATATTTTTAGACTATAATACTACTGGAGACGGTATTCTTACAGCATTACAACTTGTGGATGCTTTGAAAGAACAAAAAAAGAGTTTACATGATTTGGTAAAAGATATAGAAGAATACCCTCAAACAATGATAAATGTAAAAGTATCAAATGAAAAAAAGAGAAGTTGGCATGAAAATAAAGATATAATAGAATTTATAGATAAAAAAGAGAAAGAGATGAATGGAAATGGAAGGGTTATAGTAAGGCCATCTGGAACAGAACCATTAATAAGAGTTATGGTAGAAGGGAATAGTATGGATATGGTTGTAACTGTGGCTCAAGAAATTGCGGATTTAATAGAGAATAAGTTGAGTTGA
- a CDS encoding LysR family transcriptional regulator, with translation MDLHHLKIFYYVATEKSFTKAANKLYINQSAVSIQIKKFEDNLGVKLFDRSEKKIKLTYAGDTLFKIADDIFKNVKRAEKEIEKVVSDQKGKLVIGATHIIGEPLLPKIIMEIKESYPGMEFEIHIQERDILLDMLKEGNVDIVLMGDFFINDKSYSIIPIADYPFILINKYNIEDKNDLEKIPLISRDDSLILEKNLVTLERKYNIQIKNRFKVNGSIETVKNLVIEGIGYTILPYYCVYKEIKNKELQVVENFDKFKIGYQAVILRDRMKDIDLIKFIDFIKLFKIEKEL, from the coding sequence ATGGATTTACATCATTTAAAAATTTTTTATTATGTGGCAACAGAAAAAAGCTTTACTAAAGCAGCTAATAAATTATATATAAACCAATCTGCAGTATCTATTCAAATAAAAAAATTTGAAGATAATTTAGGGGTTAAGCTTTTTGACAGAAGTGAAAAAAAAATAAAATTAACTTATGCAGGAGATACATTATTTAAAATAGCAGATGATATATTTAAAAATGTAAAAAGGGCAGAAAAAGAGATAGAAAAAGTTGTATCGGACCAAAAAGGTAAATTAGTTATAGGGGCTACCCATATAATAGGAGAACCATTATTACCTAAAATTATTATGGAAATTAAAGAAAGTTACCCTGGTATGGAATTTGAAATACATATACAAGAAAGAGATATTTTATTAGATATGTTAAAAGAGGGGAATGTGGATATTGTTTTAATGGGAGATTTTTTTATAAATGATAAAAGTTATTCTATAATCCCAATAGCAGATTATCCATTTATATTGATAAATAAATATAATATTGAAGATAAAAATGATTTGGAGAAAATACCTTTAATAAGTAGAGATGACAGTTTAATTTTGGAAAAAAATCTTGTTACTTTAGAAAGGAAATACAATATTCAGATAAAAAATAGATTTAAAGTTAATGGAAGTATAGAAACAGTTAAAAATCTTGTGATAGAGGGAATCGGATATACAATATTACCATATTATTGTGTATATAAAGAGATAAAAAATAAAGAATTACAAGTTGTAGAAAATTTTGATAAATTTAAAATAGGATATCAAGCTGTAATATTAAGAGATAGAATGAAAGATATAGATTTGATAAAGTTTATTGATTTTATAAAATTGTTTAAGATAGAAAAAGAGTTATAG
- a CDS encoding ATP-binding protein — translation MKKAVIVEARCDRSPFCPAKRACPTKAIEAKKNSNKESGFFGLFGGSPSGYEVNSEKCTGCSICLNYCPMGAIDIK, via the coding sequence ATGAAAAAAGCAGTTATAGTAGAAGCAAGATGTGACAGATCACCATTTTGTCCAGCTAAGAGAGCTTGTCCAACAAAAGCAATTGAAGCAAAAAAAAATAGTAATAAAGAATCAGGATTTTTCGGATTATTTGGAGGTTCGCCTTCAGGATATGAAGTTAATTCAGAAAAGTGTACTGGATGTAGCATTTGTTTAAATTATTGTCCAATGGGAGCAATAGATATAAAATAA